The following proteins are encoded in a genomic region of Mycobacterium kiyosense:
- the cysG gene encoding uroporphyrinogen-III C-methyltransferase, which translates to MTESPYLAGLRLAGRKVVVVGGGSVAQRRLPLLIASGADVHVVSRSATRSVEAMEGITLSVREYRDGDLQDAWYALAATNDPQVNAAVVAEAERRRIFCVRADIAVEGTAVTPATFSYAGLSVGVLAGGEHRRSAAIRSAIREALQQGLISTENSGIENSDTEPGRVALVGGGPGDPELITVRGRRLLAQADVVVTDRLAPAELLAELGPHVEIIDAAKIPYGRAMAQDAINAVLIERARAGKFVVRLKGGDPFVFARGFEEVQACAEAGIPVTVVPGVTSAIAVPAAAGVPVTHRAVNHEFVVVSGHLAPDHPESLVNWDALAAMTGTIVLLMAVERVELFAAALLKGGRPAQTPVLVVQHGTTAAQLTLRATLADTPEKIRAEGIRPPAIIVIGPVVGLQMASGPAGV; encoded by the coding sequence GTGACCGAGAGCCCCTACCTCGCGGGACTGCGACTGGCCGGCCGCAAAGTCGTCGTCGTCGGCGGGGGCAGCGTCGCGCAGCGCCGGTTACCGCTGCTGATCGCCAGCGGCGCCGACGTGCACGTCGTCTCGCGCAGCGCCACCCGCTCCGTGGAGGCGATGGAAGGCATCACCCTGTCGGTGCGCGAGTACCGCGACGGCGATCTGCAAGACGCCTGGTATGCACTCGCAGCCACCAATGATCCGCAGGTCAACGCCGCCGTGGTGGCCGAGGCCGAACGCCGGCGGATTTTCTGCGTGCGGGCCGACATCGCCGTGGAGGGCACCGCGGTCACCCCGGCAACGTTCAGTTACGCGGGCCTTTCGGTGGGAGTGCTGGCCGGCGGCGAGCATCGCCGTTCGGCGGCCATCCGCTCGGCCATCCGTGAGGCGCTGCAGCAGGGGCTCATCAGCACCGAAAACTCCGGCATCGAGAACTCCGACACCGAGCCCGGCCGGGTGGCGCTGGTCGGGGGCGGCCCGGGCGACCCGGAACTGATCACGGTGCGCGGTCGCCGGCTGCTCGCCCAAGCCGACGTGGTGGTCACAGACCGGCTCGCGCCGGCCGAGCTGCTTGCCGAGCTCGGCCCGCACGTCGAGATCATCGACGCGGCCAAGATCCCCTACGGCCGGGCCATGGCCCAGGACGCCATCAACGCCGTCCTGATCGAGCGGGCCCGGGCCGGGAAGTTCGTCGTGCGACTCAAAGGCGGGGATCCGTTCGTCTTCGCCCGGGGATTCGAGGAGGTGCAGGCGTGCGCCGAGGCCGGGATTCCGGTGACCGTGGTGCCAGGTGTGACAAGTGCCATAGCAGTACCGGCCGCGGCGGGTGTTCCGGTCACGCACCGGGCCGTAAATCACGAATTTGTGGTGGTCAGCGGGCACCTGGCGCCCGACCATCCCGAATCGTTAGTGAATTGGGATGCTTTGGCAGCAATGACCGGAACGATCGTGTTGCTGATGGCGGTGGAACGCGTCGAACTCTTCGCCGCGGCGTTGCTGAAAGGCGGCCGACCTGCGCAAACACCCGTCTTGGTGGTGCAGCACGGCACCACGGCGGCACAGCTGACGCTGCGGGCGACATTGGCGGACACGCCGGAGAAAATCCGTGCGGAAGGCATCCGACCTCCCGCGATCATCGTTATCGGCCCCGTCGTAGGCCTGCAAATGGCCTCCGGGCCGGCTGGGGTTTAA